The following proteins are encoded in a genomic region of Hymenobacter siberiensis:
- the mltG gene encoding endolytic transglycosylase MltG, translating to MAQPAQKSILERRDDALKRRKRWGAVSVVFTLALVCFSYYFYQVFFTANIETRGKPTYVIVHRGDDWQAALKTIDATGTVVDKLSLHFVAKLMKYPQHVKPGRYELKDGFTNRQLINVLKAGIQSPLKLTFTNVRLRRELADKLSTQIDARPATIDSLLASPSYTRSLGFDTTTVLSMFIPNTYELYWNTSATNLMQRMKKEYEKFWTPARDAEREKLHLTRAQVSILASIVEAEQQQHADERPRIAGVYLNRLKKGIKLQADPTVVYANRDFTIKRVLNVHLQKDSPYNTYKYAGLPPGPINLPSIASIDAVLKPESNNYLYFCAKEDFSGYHAFAPNETEHIANARRYQAALNRAGIK from the coding sequence ATGGCCCAACCCGCTCAAAAGTCCATCCTCGAACGCCGCGACGACGCCCTCAAACGCCGCAAGCGCTGGGGCGCCGTGAGTGTTGTTTTCACGCTCGCGCTGGTCTGCTTCTCTTATTATTTCTACCAGGTGTTCTTCACCGCCAACATCGAAACCAGGGGTAAACCCACCTACGTCATCGTGCATCGCGGCGACGACTGGCAGGCAGCCCTGAAGACAATCGACGCCACCGGCACCGTGGTCGATAAGCTCTCGCTGCACTTCGTAGCCAAGCTCATGAAATACCCGCAGCACGTGAAGCCCGGCCGCTACGAGCTCAAGGATGGTTTCACCAACCGGCAGCTCATCAATGTACTGAAAGCCGGAATTCAGTCGCCGCTCAAGCTCACGTTCACTAACGTGCGCCTGCGCCGTGAGCTGGCCGACAAGCTCTCGACCCAGATTGACGCTCGTCCCGCCACCATCGACTCGCTGCTGGCCAGCCCGAGCTACACCCGCAGCCTGGGTTTCGACACCACCACGGTGCTCAGTATGTTCATCCCCAACACCTACGAGCTGTATTGGAACACTTCGGCTACCAATCTCATGCAGCGCATGAAGAAGGAGTACGAGAAGTTCTGGACCCCCGCCCGCGACGCCGAACGCGAAAAGCTCCATCTCACCCGCGCCCAGGTGAGCATCCTGGCCAGCATCGTGGAGGCCGAGCAGCAGCAGCACGCCGACGAGCGCCCCCGCATTGCCGGCGTGTACCTCAACCGCCTGAAAAAAGGCATAAAGCTGCAGGCCGACCCCACCGTGGTGTATGCCAACCGCGACTTCACCATTAAGCGCGTGCTCAACGTGCACCTACAAAAGGACTCGCCCTACAACACCTACAAGTACGCTGGCCTGCCGCCCGGCCCCATCAACCTGCCCAGCATCGCCAGCATCGACGCCGTGCTGAAGCCGGAGAGCAACAACTACTTGTATTTCTGCGCCAAGGAGGA
- a CDS encoding lysophospholipid acyltransferase family protein, with product MATKGTPATTGRPYAWYFEPLWWLLLGLAHLPLAVLYVFAEAIYFLLAYVVRYRWRVVTENLRNSFPEKSPAEIERTGKAFYRHFAQVVVEILKLAAISREELARRMRFTNPELMTNHFAENRLVLSLGSHMGNWEWILNGAALEFPGRAAGVYKPLNNLFFETLMRRLRTRFGADAVPMLATLRYLVAHRSEGRTLSLLTDQAAGPEDRPYWTQFLNQDTSFYTSADRLAVQLDCAVLYVGIRRVRRGYYEVTFTELPDGRAVKEAPVGTFPVTEAFARQLETDMRASPEQYLWTHRRWKHKRNLTP from the coding sequence ATGGCCACCAAAGGAACTCCCGCCACCACCGGCCGGCCCTACGCCTGGTACTTCGAGCCGCTGTGGTGGCTGCTGCTGGGTCTGGCGCACCTGCCGCTGGCGGTGCTGTACGTATTTGCCGAAGCTATTTATTTCCTGCTGGCTTACGTGGTGCGCTACCGCTGGCGCGTGGTCACGGAAAACCTGCGCAACTCGTTCCCGGAGAAAAGCCCGGCCGAAATTGAGCGCACCGGCAAGGCATTTTACCGGCATTTTGCGCAGGTGGTGGTCGAGATTCTGAAGCTGGCCGCCATTTCACGGGAGGAACTGGCCCGGCGCATGCGCTTCACCAACCCGGAGCTGATGACGAATCATTTTGCCGAAAACCGGCTGGTGCTTTCGTTGGGCTCGCACATGGGCAACTGGGAGTGGATTCTGAACGGCGCGGCGCTGGAGTTTCCCGGCCGGGCTGCCGGCGTGTATAAGCCGCTCAACAACCTGTTTTTCGAAACGCTGATGCGTCGCCTGCGCACCCGTTTCGGGGCCGATGCCGTGCCCATGCTGGCCACGCTGCGCTACCTGGTGGCGCACCGGAGCGAGGGCCGCACCCTTAGCCTGCTCACTGACCAGGCCGCTGGCCCCGAAGACCGGCCCTACTGGACCCAGTTCCTGAACCAGGACACCAGCTTCTACACCAGCGCCGACCGCCTGGCCGTGCAGCTCGACTGCGCCGTGCTCTACGTGGGCATCCGCCGCGTGCGGCGCGGATATTACGAAGTCACCTTCACCGAGCTGCCTGATGGTCGGGCCGTAAAGGAGGCACCCGTCGGCACGTTTCCCGTCACCGAAGCCTTCGCCCGGCAACTGGAAACGGATATGCGGGCTTCGCCCGAGCAGTATCTGTGGACGCACCGGCGCTGGAAGCATAAGCGAAACCTCACCCCCTGA
- a CDS encoding L-threonylcarbamoyladenylate synthase has protein sequence MPATLLRIHPDNPPQSRIQQAVDVLRKGGVIIYPTDTVYGIGCDVTNAKAVEKVCRIKKLFPEKANLSFICYDLSHISDYAHGITTETYKVIKKALPGPFTFIFEASANAPRFGGTKRKTVGIRVPDNQIIRQLVKELGNPIVSTSVREDENTIDEYVTDPDLIFEKYRNLVDLVIDGGFGNNVPSTIIDCTNDDFELIRQGAGDIEQYL, from the coding sequence ATGCCCGCCACCCTTCTCCGCATCCACCCCGACAATCCGCCGCAAAGCCGCATTCAGCAAGCCGTTGACGTATTGCGCAAAGGGGGAGTCATTATTTACCCCACCGATACGGTCTATGGAATCGGTTGCGACGTGACCAATGCCAAAGCTGTAGAAAAAGTTTGCCGCATCAAAAAGCTCTTCCCCGAAAAGGCCAACCTGAGCTTCATCTGCTACGACCTGTCGCACATTTCTGACTACGCCCACGGCATCACCACGGAGACGTACAAAGTCATTAAAAAAGCCCTGCCCGGCCCGTTCACCTTCATTTTTGAGGCCAGCGCCAACGCCCCCCGCTTCGGCGGCACCAAGCGCAAAACCGTGGGCATCCGCGTGCCGGACAATCAGATTATCCGCCAGCTGGTGAAGGAGCTCGGCAACCCCATCGTGAGTACCTCGGTGCGCGAGGACGAAAACACCATCGACGAGTACGTAACCGACCCGGACCTGATTTTCGAGAAATACCGAAACCTGGTCGACCTCGTCATCGACGGCGGCTTCGGCAACAACGTGCCCAGCACCATCATCGACTGCACCAACGACGACTTCGAGCTCATCCGCCAGGGCGCGGGCGATATTGAGCAGTATTTGTAG
- a CDS encoding CusA/CzcA family heavy metal efflux RND transporter, with the protein MISAIVNFSIRNKLLVALMLAGLVAWGVFSAASLPLDAIPDVTNNQVQVITQSPALAAQEVEQLITVPLELQLRTIPGVTEIRSISRFGLSVITVVFEEDVDTYHTRQLVAEKLKVAEADLGQGIGSPGMAPITTGLGEIYQYTIKVKKGYEKQYGLAQLREVQDWLVKRRLAGVNGVVDVSSFGGYVRQYEVSVDPARLAGAGVSMAELYEALQANNGNAGGSYLERGPRAFFIRGEGRATSLQDIGNIVVKPVATAGKGGAPLLVRDVAAVRFGHAVRYGAMDRDGLGETVGGVVLMLKGASSEVTIKNVKARVAEIQQSMPKGLEIEPFLDRTKLVDKAIHTVVKNLIEGGVIVVLVLLLLLGNLRAGLVVAGMIPLCMLFALGMMRTFGVSANLMSLGALDFGLIVDGAVIIVEAVIAHLLHERLKAAHETMDDITEGVTNRLMRSALFGQLIILIVYLPILSLTGVEGKMFRPMALTVSFAILGAMIMCLTYVPAVTAWALKKNISEKPNLADRIVGFLHKLYDPIIRAALGVRWLVVGVALGLLMLGGFVFSRLGGEFIPQLDEGDFAMNVTLAPGSSLEESILLTSRIQRILKSKFPEVIQIVGKIGTSEIPTDPMSLEDSDQMIILKDHADWTSASTREELANKMQAALAGVPGVSLEFQQPIQMRFNELISGVKSDVSVKIYGDDLDILKAKADEAAALIAPLQGVGDIKVEQIIGLPQLRVTYDRAKLAQYGLRVRDLNTLLQTAFAGQTTGQVYEGERRFDLVLRLDSLHRRGPDDLNQLLVSLPGGSQIPLSAVATVALKPAPAQISRDDARRRVNIGVNVRGRDVQSLVQDIQGKLKSGLRLPAGYSIVYGGQFENLNHAKARLAVAVPVSLVLIFMLLFLAFRSVKEALLIFTGIPLAAIGGVLALGIRGMPFSISAGVGFIALFGVAVLNGIVLVASLNELATAGVHKVRERVLRATEERFRPVLLTAAVASLGFLPMALSGSAGAEVQKPLATVVIGGLITATLLTLVVLPVLYTFFMKDEEPSPEVAAEEAEEAKIKEETGGEPAAATDEKSDSPEGKSKPANQPKTEAERVAQEKAELEKKKAEASKPANPDSKDAGTAGATGVSAVVLLLVALTALLPATARAQKAPTDAPLSISQALNTGLAQNPLVQSTNLQAQQQAALTRTGYDLPRLVFDYQFGQISGPLNDHSFNVLQQSAFPTIYGAQRQVLQTTAEVGTIRARAQRRELSRSIRSGYYNLLVTYRLAALLRRQDSLYQRAARAARIRYQVGETNRLAQVSAEARARELQNRLATLRSELLVQRRQLALLLGQPNLASIDTTASPRAVLLAADTASLTPAVNPTLALYQQQLTLSQQQSHLEKLRRLPDLRAGYFNQTINKERGFSVAQAGIAVPLLGGAQRARIAAAKIGEEAAQVQLAYANTQFSTQLSTLRQQLARAQASLLYYENYGLPQARLILDTAEKSFRAGDIEYVEYVVNTQPAWQIQEAYFEQLRQYNELVANIQALAGTDAP; encoded by the coding sequence ATGATTTCGGCAATTGTTAATTTCAGCATTCGTAATAAGCTGCTGGTGGCCCTCATGCTGGCTGGGCTGGTAGCCTGGGGCGTGTTTTCGGCGGCTAGCCTGCCGCTCGATGCCATTCCGGATGTTACCAACAACCAAGTCCAGGTTATCACTCAAAGCCCCGCGCTGGCGGCGCAGGAAGTGGAGCAGCTCATCACCGTGCCGCTCGAACTACAGCTGCGCACCATCCCGGGCGTCACGGAAATCCGGTCTATTTCCCGCTTCGGGCTGTCGGTGATTACCGTGGTGTTTGAGGAAGACGTGGACACCTACCACACCCGGCAGCTGGTAGCCGAGAAGCTCAAAGTGGCCGAGGCCGACCTCGGGCAGGGCATTGGCTCGCCGGGCATGGCCCCCATCACCACCGGCCTGGGCGAGATTTATCAGTACACCATCAAAGTTAAAAAAGGCTACGAGAAACAGTATGGCCTGGCCCAGCTGCGCGAGGTGCAGGACTGGCTGGTTAAGCGCCGCCTGGCCGGCGTGAACGGCGTGGTGGACGTGAGCAGCTTCGGCGGCTACGTGCGGCAGTACGAGGTGAGCGTGGACCCGGCCCGCCTGGCCGGAGCGGGGGTGAGCATGGCCGAACTCTACGAAGCCCTGCAGGCCAACAATGGCAACGCCGGCGGCAGCTACCTGGAGCGCGGCCCCCGGGCGTTTTTCATTCGGGGCGAGGGGCGGGCCACGTCGTTGCAGGACATCGGCAACATTGTGGTGAAGCCCGTGGCTACTGCTGGTAAAGGGGGCGCGCCGTTGCTGGTGCGCGACGTAGCGGCCGTGCGCTTCGGCCACGCCGTGCGCTACGGGGCCATGGACCGCGACGGCCTGGGCGAAACCGTGGGTGGCGTGGTGCTCATGCTGAAAGGCGCCAGCTCCGAAGTGACCATTAAAAACGTGAAGGCACGGGTGGCTGAAATTCAGCAATCAATGCCCAAAGGCCTCGAAATAGAGCCCTTCCTCGACCGCACCAAGCTGGTGGACAAGGCCATTCACACCGTGGTGAAGAACCTGATTGAGGGCGGCGTGATTGTGGTGCTGGTGCTGCTGCTGCTGCTCGGCAACCTGCGGGCCGGGCTGGTGGTGGCGGGCATGATTCCGCTCTGTATGCTCTTCGCGCTGGGCATGATGCGGACCTTCGGCGTATCGGCTAATTTAATGAGCCTGGGGGCCTTGGACTTTGGTCTCATCGTGGACGGGGCCGTGATTATCGTGGAAGCCGTCATTGCTCACCTGTTGCACGAGCGCCTCAAAGCCGCCCACGAAACCATGGACGACATCACCGAGGGCGTGACCAACAGGCTCATGCGCTCGGCCCTGTTTGGCCAGCTCATCATCCTGATTGTGTACCTGCCCATCCTCTCGCTCACGGGCGTGGAGGGCAAGATGTTCCGCCCCATGGCGCTCACTGTGAGCTTCGCCATTCTGGGCGCCATGATTATGTGCCTGACCTACGTGCCGGCCGTCACGGCCTGGGCCCTAAAGAAGAATATCAGCGAAAAACCCAACCTGGCCGACCGCATTGTGGGCTTTCTGCACAAGCTGTACGACCCTATTATTCGGGCGGCGCTGGGGGTGCGCTGGCTGGTGGTGGGCGTGGCCCTGGGGCTGCTGATGCTGGGCGGCTTCGTTTTTTCGCGGTTGGGCGGTGAGTTTATTCCGCAGCTCGACGAGGGCGATTTTGCGATGAACGTGACGCTGGCCCCGGGCTCATCTCTGGAAGAAAGCATCCTGCTCACAAGCCGGATTCAGCGCATTCTGAAGAGCAAATTCCCGGAAGTCATTCAGATTGTGGGCAAAATCGGTACCTCGGAAATCCCTACCGACCCCATGTCGCTGGAAGACTCCGACCAGATGATTATCCTGAAAGACCACGCCGACTGGACCAGCGCCAGCACCCGCGAGGAGCTGGCCAACAAGATGCAGGCCGCCCTGGCCGGCGTGCCGGGCGTGAGCCTGGAGTTTCAGCAGCCCATTCAGATGCGATTCAACGAGTTGATTTCGGGCGTGAAGTCGGACGTGTCGGTAAAGATTTACGGCGACGACCTCGACATCCTGAAAGCCAAGGCCGACGAGGCTGCCGCGCTCATTGCCCCGCTGCAAGGAGTGGGCGACATTAAGGTGGAGCAAATCATCGGCCTGCCCCAGCTGCGCGTGACCTACGACCGCGCCAAGCTGGCCCAGTACGGCCTGCGCGTGCGGGACCTGAACACGCTGCTGCAAACTGCTTTTGCGGGCCAGACCACCGGCCAGGTATACGAAGGCGAGCGCCGCTTCGACCTCGTGCTGCGCCTCGATTCGCTGCACCGCCGCGGCCCCGACGACCTCAACCAACTCCTGGTGTCGCTGCCCGGCGGCAGCCAGATTCCCCTCAGCGCCGTGGCCACCGTGGCCCTGAAACCAGCCCCGGCCCAAATCTCCCGCGACGACGCCCGCCGCCGCGTCAACATCGGCGTGAACGTGCGGGGCCGCGACGTGCAGAGCCTGGTGCAGGACATCCAGGGCAAGCTGAAAAGTGGCCTGCGCCTGCCCGCCGGCTACAGCATTGTGTACGGGGGCCAGTTTGAGAACCTGAACCACGCCAAGGCCCGCCTGGCCGTGGCCGTGCCGGTGTCACTAGTCCTGATTTTCATGCTCTTATTCCTGGCTTTCCGCTCGGTGAAGGAGGCGTTGCTGATTTTTACGGGTATTCCGCTGGCGGCCATTGGCGGCGTGCTGGCGCTGGGCATTCGGGGAATGCCGTTCAGTATCTCGGCCGGCGTGGGCTTTATCGCCCTGTTTGGCGTAGCTGTTTTGAACGGCATCGTACTGGTAGCCAGCCTCAACGAGCTGGCCACGGCCGGCGTGCACAAAGTACGCGAGCGGGTGCTGCGCGCCACTGAGGAGCGGTTCCGGCCGGTGCTGCTCACGGCGGCGGTAGCCTCGCTGGGCTTCCTGCCCATGGCACTGTCCGGCTCGGCCGGCGCGGAAGTGCAAAAGCCATTGGCCACCGTAGTTATCGGCGGGCTGATTACAGCCACGTTGCTCACACTGGTAGTGCTGCCGGTGCTCTACACCTTTTTTATGAAAGACGAGGAGCCCAGCCCCGAAGTAGCCGCTGAAGAAGCGGAGGAGGCAAAAATCAAAGAAGAAACCGGCGGCGAGCCCGCCGCTGCAACTGATGAAAAGTCGGATTCGCCGGAAGGCAAATCGAAGCCGGCCAACCAACCCAAAACCGAAGCTGAGCGCGTGGCCCAAGAAAAAGCAGAACTGGAAAAGAAAAAAGCCGAAGCCTCAAAACCAGCTAACCCTGATTCCAAAGATGCTGGCACGGCAGGAGCAACAGGTGTTTCGGCAGTGGTCTTGCTGCTGGTAGCCCTGACCGCCCTGCTGCCCGCTACTGCCCGCGCCCAAAAAGCGCCGACCGATGCGCCGCTCAGCATCTCGCAAGCGCTGAATACCGGCCTGGCGCAGAACCCGCTGGTGCAGTCGACCAACCTACAGGCCCAGCAGCAGGCGGCGCTGACCCGCACCGGCTACGACCTGCCCCGCCTGGTGTTCGACTACCAGTTCGGCCAGATTTCGGGCCCGCTCAACGACCATAGCTTCAACGTGCTGCAGCAGTCGGCTTTCCCTACCATTTACGGAGCCCAGCGCCAGGTGCTGCAAACCACGGCCGAGGTCGGCACCATCCGTGCCCGCGCCCAGCGCCGGGAGCTGAGCCGCAGCATCCGCTCGGGCTACTATAACCTGCTGGTGACCTACCGCCTCGCGGCCCTGCTACGCCGGCAGGACAGCCTGTACCAACGCGCCGCCCGCGCCGCCCGCATCCGCTACCAGGTGGGCGAAACCAACCGGCTGGCGCAGGTGTCGGCCGAGGCCCGCGCCCGCGAGCTGCAAAACCGCCTCGCCACCCTGCGCTCCGAGCTGCTGGTGCAGCGCCGCCAGCTAGCCCTGCTGCTGGGCCAGCCCAATCTGGCCAGCATCGACACCACCGCCAGCCCCCGCGCCGTGCTGCTGGCCGCCGACACGGCCTCTCTCACGCCCGCCGTCAACCCCACGCTGGCCCTTTATCAGCAGCAGCTCACCCTCAGCCAGCAGCAAAGCCACCTCGAAAAGCTCCGCCGCCTGCCCGACCTGCGCGCCGGCTACTTCAACCAGACCATTAATAAAGAGCGGGGCTTCAGCGTGGCTCAGGCCGGCATTGCGGTGCCGCTGCTGGGCGGAGCCCAACGTGCCCGCATCGCCGCCGCTAAAATCGGCGAGGAAGCCGCCCAGGTGCAGCTGGCTTATGCCAACACGCAATTCAGCACCCAGCTCAGCACCCTACGCCAGCAGCTGGCCCGCGCCCAGGCCTCACTGCTTTATTACGAGAACTACGGGCTGCCACAAGCCCGCCTTATCCTCGACACGGCCGAAAAGAGCTTCCGCGCCGGCGATATCGAGTACGTGGAATACGTGGTGAACACCCAGCCCGCCTGGCAGATTCAGGAGGCCTATTTCGAGCAGTTGCGCCAATATAATGAGCTGGTGGCCAACATTCAGGCCCTGGCCGGGACTGATGCGCCTTGA